The Sulfurospirillum halorespirans DSM 13726 genome has a window encoding:
- a CDS encoding GNAT family N-acetyltransferase — protein MKITNLKESPSFIDAYVNLRNHHAKALYSSAMSVKETKNWLESKDVEVLVALENEILLGVGILYAHKEGEVTIFVAKPNQGVASKLLDAIKKRGRARKFSHLWAWIADENEASKNVFSKNGFIFLRDETKTVHDVAHQGAIFQYGLTMQKIEHTKEHYGIRDEALNFPMMIVLSFSYVCNALCPNCPYTNSTIRADYKDAKYMSEAIFKKIADEAGKFGAWLRISGGGEPLMHPQFLELMRYAKEKGCKLGIINNGSLMSIDKAKALFEMGVEMLEFSVDASTEHDYDIVRKGLSFEKLVSQLQAAYALRNEMGAKTKIIASAINQQGIDVDAVEQFWQPYVDQFQKRKYLTWGINDPQNSADETPYLPPEEKIPCPFIFERLNIDSRGQVMVCGYDIAAHTNMGNITEKSIQEIWHAEAFDFYRQKHLARKGDEIAMCKECPDWKYRSWHHNYWKLVENAEKTKNKTLHVKG, from the coding sequence GTGAAAATCACGAATCTTAAAGAGTCCCCCTCTTTCATCGATGCATATGTCAATCTTCGAAACCACCATGCAAAGGCACTTTACTCGTCTGCCATGAGTGTCAAAGAGACAAAAAATTGGTTGGAGAGTAAAGATGTTGAAGTTTTAGTAGCGCTAGAGAATGAAATACTTTTGGGCGTTGGAATTTTATATGCGCACAAAGAGGGTGAAGTAACCATTTTTGTTGCAAAGCCCAATCAAGGAGTTGCTTCAAAGCTTTTAGATGCCATTAAGAAGCGTGGTAGAGCGCGAAAATTTTCCCATCTTTGGGCATGGATTGCGGATGAAAATGAAGCATCCAAAAACGTTTTTAGTAAAAATGGATTTATTTTTCTCAGAGATGAGACCAAAACAGTGCACGATGTAGCCCATCAAGGTGCAATTTTTCAATACGGATTAACCATGCAAAAAATAGAACATACCAAAGAGCATTATGGCATAAGAGATGAAGCCCTAAATTTTCCAATGATGATCGTTTTATCGTTTAGCTACGTGTGTAACGCCCTTTGCCCCAATTGCCCTTACACCAACTCGACCATTCGTGCTGATTATAAAGATGCCAAATACATGAGTGAAGCCATTTTTAAAAAGATTGCCGATGAAGCAGGAAAATTTGGAGCGTGGCTTCGTATCTCAGGCGGCGGTGAACCTTTAATGCATCCTCAATTTTTAGAGTTGATGCGCTACGCTAAGGAAAAAGGGTGTAAGCTGGGCATCATTAACAATGGTTCACTCATGAGCATTGATAAAGCCAAAGCACTGTTTGAAATGGGCGTTGAGATGTTGGAGTTTTCTGTTGATGCTTCCACCGAGCACGATTATGACATCGTGCGTAAAGGGCTTAGTTTTGAAAAACTGGTATCGCAGCTGCAAGCGGCGTATGCCTTGCGAAACGAAATGGGTGCTAAAACGAAAATCATCGCTTCTGCTATCAACCAACAAGGCATTGATGTGGATGCGGTAGAGCAGTTTTGGCAACCGTATGTGGATCAATTTCAAAAACGAAAGTATCTCACATGGGGCATTAATGACCCTCAAAATTCAGCCGATGAGACACCTTATCTTCCACCTGAGGAGAAAATTCCCTGTCCGTTTATCTTTGAACGTTTAAACATCGATAGTCGTGGGCAAGTGATGGTGTGTGGGTATGACATTGCCGCTCATACCAATATGGGCAATATTACGGAAAAAAGTATTCAAGAGATTTGGCACGCAGAGGCATTTGATTTTTACCGCCAAAAGCATTTAGCGCGCAAAGGCGATGAGATAGCGATGTGTAAAGAATGCCCTGATTGGAAGTACCGTTCTTGGCATCATAACTACTGGAAATTGGTTGAAAATGCTGAAAAAACGAAAAATAAAACCTTACATGTAAAAGGATAA
- a CDS encoding methyltransferase domain-containing protein — protein MQKKALEYLVCPTCQCDFELRDTVEEKDRIKEGKLFCPSCKASFAIHHFIPRFVSDQEYVASFGEEWHLFKHVKNERPTMSEDEMYQYMGLKKEAIAGKHVLEIGCGAGPYLDISARAFGVGHIIGVDLSRAVDAAYENVGHLENVTIIQANLFHLPLRKSTFDVVYSLGVLHHTPNTHQAFQAIAPFVKPKGLLSVWLYGAYWLKKSVNQDRIRKLFTSKMSPMALYRFSIIASWLYYLYKIPFIGHAFRETFPIAMDKDRHVRALNTYDLYSPTYINRHYVDEVYRWFSEEGFETIEPCHYLLGMKGFRRGA, from the coding sequence ATGCAAAAAAAAGCATTAGAGTATTTGGTCTGCCCTACATGTCAGTGTGATTTTGAACTTCGTGATACCGTTGAAGAGAAAGATCGCATTAAAGAGGGGAAACTCTTTTGCCCATCGTGCAAAGCATCGTTTGCGATTCATCATTTTATTCCTCGTTTTGTGAGTGACCAAGAGTATGTCGCCTCTTTTGGGGAGGAGTGGCATCTGTTTAAACATGTAAAAAATGAACGACCTACCATGTCTGAAGATGAAATGTATCAGTATATGGGATTGAAAAAAGAGGCTATTGCTGGCAAGCACGTGCTTGAAATTGGCTGTGGAGCAGGGCCTTATTTGGATATTAGCGCAAGAGCATTTGGAGTGGGACATATCATCGGTGTCGATTTAAGCCGTGCGGTGGACGCTGCGTATGAAAATGTGGGGCATTTAGAAAATGTTACCATCATTCAAGCCAATCTCTTTCATCTGCCTTTGCGAAAAAGCACGTTTGATGTGGTTTACTCCCTTGGCGTTTTACACCATACTCCCAATACGCATCAAGCGTTTCAAGCCATTGCACCATTTGTGAAACCTAAAGGGCTTCTAAGCGTATGGCTTTATGGCGCGTATTGGCTGAAAAAGAGCGTGAATCAAGATCGTATTCGTAAACTCTTTACCTCTAAAATGTCACCGATGGCATTGTACCGCTTCTCGATTATCGCGTCATGGCTCTATTATCTCTACAAAATTCCTTTTATAGGGCATGCGTTTAGGGAAACATTTCCCATTGCGATGGACAAAGACCGCCATGTCAGAGCGTTAAATACCTATGATCTTTACAGTCCAACGTATATCAATCGTCACTATGTCGATGAGGTGTATCGGTGGTTTAGTGAAGAAGGATTTGAAACGATCGAGCCCTGCCATTACCTTTTGGGGATGAAAGGTTTTCGACGTGGCGCATAA
- the asnB gene encoding asparagine synthase (glutamine-hydrolyzing) translates to MNHLEGMFAIALWDGRVQNLLLVRDPVGKKPCYYTLEEGSLYFASEIKALLHVKKNPTICEEALYTFLAQKSVASPHSIYEGIKQVPPATLMLFHQGVLVEERHYWTPCFDGNLVLAHEEEYVTLLTESLERSVKMRCQMDVEFGAFLSGGLDSSLVATLTAQHTCKQLETFTLVYDDSIAGKDEDERFAQMVAGQIGAKRHIYRLGHEEVWHSLSHVLRAFDEPFSATISPYFLCSLVREHVKVALCGDGADELFGSYLTHRNSAKLDADQLFALENGVWRKKLNVFSDEELSMMFGKSVSTPALFAGGAHAKTQLHQTLEGEFCDQLPNQVLKYADRLSMAHSVEVRSPFLDRSFVELVGHIPSALKIKDAEVKYLLKKVALQFLPKELVFRPKEGFVLPIWRWMDSVWRQRVKETLQMSDISVDLGIKQVFIEKLLKEWEEGAPHHAKLWSLLILTLWNRERKNGYL, encoded by the coding sequence GTGAACCATTTAGAGGGTATGTTTGCGATTGCCCTTTGGGATGGTCGTGTGCAAAACCTTCTGTTAGTGCGTGATCCTGTGGGTAAAAAACCGTGCTATTATACGCTTGAAGAGGGGAGCTTGTACTTTGCTTCAGAGATCAAAGCGCTTTTACATGTAAAGAAAAATCCTACGATTTGTGAAGAGGCACTTTATACGTTTTTAGCTCAAAAATCGGTTGCGTCACCCCACTCAATTTATGAGGGTATCAAGCAGGTTCCCCCTGCGACGTTGATGCTCTTTCATCAAGGTGTTTTAGTAGAAGAGAGACATTATTGGACTCCTTGTTTTGACGGTAATTTGGTGCTTGCCCATGAAGAGGAGTATGTGACACTACTCACAGAATCATTAGAGCGTTCTGTGAAAATGCGCTGTCAAATGGATGTTGAATTTGGAGCGTTTCTCTCAGGAGGTCTTGATTCAAGTCTTGTTGCAACTCTCACAGCTCAGCATACGTGCAAGCAATTAGAAACCTTTACGCTGGTGTATGACGATAGCATTGCAGGCAAAGATGAAGATGAGCGTTTTGCGCAGATGGTGGCAGGGCAAATTGGCGCTAAACGGCACATCTACCGCCTTGGGCATGAAGAGGTTTGGCATAGCTTATCTCATGTCTTGCGCGCGTTTGATGAGCCTTTTTCCGCGACCATCAGCCCTTATTTTTTATGCTCTCTTGTGCGAGAACACGTGAAAGTGGCTTTGTGCGGAGATGGTGCTGATGAGCTGTTTGGCAGTTACCTCACACACCGTAATTCCGCTAAACTGGATGCGGATCAACTTTTTGCTTTGGAAAATGGTGTTTGGCGTAAAAAACTAAATGTTTTCAGTGATGAAGAGCTCTCCATGATGTTTGGAAAGAGCGTGAGTACACCAGCCCTTTTTGCAGGAGGAGCGCATGCAAAGACGCAACTGCATCAAACACTTGAGGGCGAGTTTTGCGACCAACTGCCCAATCAAGTACTGAAATATGCCGATCGTCTTTCTATGGCACACAGTGTTGAGGTAAGAAGCCCTTTTTTAGACAGAAGTTTTGTAGAATTGGTAGGGCACATTCCTAGTGCTCTTAAAATCAAAGATGCTGAAGTGAAGTATCTTCTTAAAAAAGTGGCATTGCAATTTTTGCCCAAAGAGCTTGTGTTTAGACCTAAAGAGGGGTTTGTTTTACCGATTTGGCGTTGGATGGATAGTGTGTGGAGACAAAGAGTCAAAGAAACCTTGCAAATGTCCGATATTAGCGTTGATCTTGGCATTAAACAGGTCTTTATTGAAAAGCTGCTCAAAGAGTGGGAAGAGGGTGCTCCTCATCATGCGAAACTTTGGAGTTTGTTGATACTGACACTTTGGAATAGGGAACGAAAAAATGGTTATCTCTGA
- a CDS encoding FkbM family methyltransferase codes for MAHNTPCLIRIEDIPKEASLIIYGGGHAGALLIALLKLYRPDQSIRYVVDDVKRGEVEGIPVIASDALEKVYRPEDLVLVSVLLCENLLIRLDGIKTLRYALARLNYPHDVKECEALHAMRQSSLAITPRYTSLKEHRNGVFERVISLFEREEDRALYSMIVHDWHERSLDVRSYYVHHFPFIGRHYLEHLDFSDVKVIIEGGLADGINTIEFLLLMPQVEKVYGFEPLYHAYEHPHKVYLNANPKVEILTQGLWNENTTLAIDTSSELPLARVAPLKEADFASQIEIEVVSIDTFAAQRGIEKVDFIKFDIEGAELNALKGAFKTLQKDRPKLAISIYHSYNDLYQIALFLSETLEDYSYRLGQYHYDLGETVLYAFPKKM; via the coding sequence GTGGCGCATAACACTCCGTGCCTCATTCGTATAGAGGATATTCCCAAAGAGGCTTCGTTGATCATTTACGGAGGAGGGCATGCGGGAGCGCTTTTGATTGCTCTTTTAAAACTCTATCGCCCCGATCAGTCCATACGTTATGTTGTGGATGATGTTAAACGAGGAGAGGTTGAGGGTATCCCTGTTATTGCTTCTGATGCACTTGAAAAAGTGTATCGACCAGAAGATTTAGTCTTAGTCTCTGTTTTGTTATGCGAAAATCTCTTGATTCGTTTAGATGGCATCAAAACACTCCGTTATGCCCTTGCGAGATTGAACTATCCGCATGATGTGAAAGAGTGTGAAGCGCTTCACGCAATGCGTCAATCTTCTTTGGCGATAACACCACGTTATACCTCGTTAAAAGAGCATCGGAATGGGGTATTTGAGCGAGTAATAAGTCTGTTTGAAAGAGAAGAAGACAGGGCTTTGTACAGCATGATTGTTCACGATTGGCATGAGCGAAGTTTGGATGTACGTAGCTATTATGTGCACCATTTTCCTTTTATTGGAAGGCATTATTTGGAGCATTTGGATTTTTCGGATGTTAAAGTAATTATTGAAGGCGGTTTAGCCGATGGCATCAATACGATTGAATTTTTACTCTTGATGCCACAGGTAGAAAAAGTGTATGGGTTTGAGCCGCTGTATCATGCGTATGAGCATCCGCATAAAGTTTATTTAAATGCCAATCCAAAAGTAGAAATTCTAACGCAAGGGCTTTGGAATGAAAATACCACATTAGCAATTGACACCTCCAGTGAACTCCCTCTTGCCCGTGTTGCGCCATTGAAAGAGGCTGATTTTGCCTCACAAATTGAAATAGAAGTTGTGAGTATCGATACATTTGCAGCGCAACGAGGTATTGAAAAAGTCGATTTTATCAAGTTTGATATTGAAGGAGCTGAGCTCAATGCCCTTAAAGGTGCTTTTAAAACCCTTCAAAAAGATAGACCAAAATTGGCGATCTCTATTTACCATTCGTATAACGATTTGTACCAAATTGCACTCTTTTTAAGCGAGACGCTTGAAGATTACAGCTATCGCTTGGGACAATATCACTATGATTTGGGAGAGACGGTTTTGTATGCTTTTCCTAAAAAAATGTAG
- a CDS encoding radical SAM/SPASM domain-containing protein, which translates to MVISEAHKEKLLVIESKLEQYIFPPQIVIETTSVCNMKCVHCNHKIMQRPKFHMSDTLYRKIIDEIALISPATEVWPTFYGEAFTLGDALFERLRYARDKGLRKLVLNSNGKLLGRKDYIDQILTCGLKRFILSLDGFKKETFERIRVGGDRDKIYANVEKLLARKKELGLEFPIIQCQFSAMEENVSEVADFRAFWELRGAEVKVRNMLSWTNSGDVVAHNLDYETDFRIACPWGNNTMAIHANGNIVACAVDYEGHFVAGNAQNESLASIWQNEHYTKLRKVHKEHRWNDLPEVCKTCPDWQAVGAEYYENKTLGEAKEEARPFWWDKSENHES; encoded by the coding sequence ATGGTTATCTCTGAAGCACATAAAGAAAAATTGCTTGTGATTGAAAGCAAATTAGAGCAGTACATTTTCCCTCCACAGATTGTTATTGAAACAACGTCCGTGTGCAATATGAAATGTGTGCATTGTAACCACAAAATTATGCAACGCCCCAAATTTCATATGAGTGATACACTGTATCGTAAAATTATTGATGAAATTGCTCTTATATCCCCTGCTACTGAAGTGTGGCCGACTTTTTACGGCGAAGCATTTACATTGGGGGATGCACTGTTTGAGCGATTGCGTTATGCGCGAGATAAAGGGCTTCGCAAGCTGGTTTTAAATTCTAATGGTAAATTGTTGGGGCGTAAAGATTATATTGACCAGATTTTAACGTGTGGACTCAAGCGTTTTATTCTCTCTTTGGATGGGTTTAAAAAAGAGACGTTTGAGCGCATTCGTGTGGGGGGTGATCGTGATAAAATTTATGCCAATGTGGAAAAACTCTTAGCGCGCAAAAAAGAGCTTGGGCTTGAATTTCCCATCATTCAGTGCCAATTCTCAGCCATGGAAGAAAATGTGTCAGAAGTCGCTGATTTTAGGGCTTTTTGGGAGCTCAGGGGTGCTGAGGTCAAAGTACGCAATATGCTCTCTTGGACCAACAGTGGTGATGTTGTCGCTCATAATTTGGACTATGAAACCGATTTTCGCATCGCGTGCCCATGGGGCAATAATACGATGGCGATTCACGCGAATGGTAACATTGTAGCGTGTGCGGTAGATTATGAAGGACATTTTGTCGCAGGAAATGCCCAAAACGAGAGTTTAGCGTCTATCTGGCAGAATGAGCACTATACAAAGCTGCGTAAAGTGCATAAAGAACACCGTTGGAATGACCTGCCAGAAGTGTGCAAAACCTGTCCCGATTGGCAAGCTGTCGGTGCGGAGTACTATGAAAATAAAACGTTAGGCGAAGCAAAAGAGGAAGCACGCCCTTTTTGGTGGGATAAAAGTGAAAATCACGAATCTTAA
- a CDS encoding dTDP-glucose 4,6-dehydratase — protein sequence MKTFLITGGAGFIGSNFLHYLFKHYPDAKIIVLDLLTYAGNVDNFPVRPNQTSGRFEFWYGSVTNSALVEELVARSDIVVHFAAETHVTRSIYDNRNFFETDVIGTQTVANAVLNHKKSIERFIHISTSEVYGTAENGSFMDENHPLNPASPYAAAKVGADRLVYSYVNTYDIPATIVRPFNNYGARQHLEKAIPRFITALLLDEKLTVHGQGEASRDWIYVDDTCKGLDAIIKAPLEKVKGEVFNLGTGRSISIKEIALSVAHAFGVGEEKIIYNEDRPGQVDCHLADTSKVERILGWKPEVVFEEGLSKTIEWYRNNKEMWEKQIWMRQVPIMLKDGKKVIH from the coding sequence ATGAAAACTTTTCTCATTACAGGAGGAGCTGGGTTTATTGGCTCAAATTTTTTGCATTATCTTTTCAAACACTATCCTGATGCTAAAATCATCGTTTTGGATCTTTTGACGTATGCGGGCAATGTCGACAACTTTCCCGTCCGCCCCAATCAAACGTCGGGGCGTTTTGAATTTTGGTATGGAAGCGTAACGAACAGTGCATTGGTCGAAGAGCTTGTCGCTCGTAGCGATATTGTGGTCCATTTTGCGGCAGAAACGCATGTCACACGCTCCATTTACGATAATAGAAACTTCTTTGAGACCGATGTTATTGGAACCCAAACAGTTGCCAATGCGGTACTAAATCATAAAAAAAGCATTGAGCGGTTTATTCATATCTCCACTTCAGAAGTCTATGGAACGGCTGAAAATGGCAGTTTTATGGATGAAAACCATCCTTTAAATCCCGCTTCGCCGTATGCCGCGGCTAAAGTAGGGGCAGATCGCTTGGTGTATTCGTATGTCAATACCTATGATATTCCAGCGACCATCGTTCGTCCTTTTAACAACTATGGTGCGCGTCAGCATCTTGAAAAAGCGATTCCTCGTTTTATTACAGCGCTTCTTTTAGATGAAAAGCTAACCGTGCATGGGCAAGGCGAGGCGTCACGCGATTGGATTTATGTGGATGATACCTGCAAAGGGTTAGATGCGATTATTAAAGCACCCCTTGAGAAAGTCAAAGGCGAAGTGTTTAACCTTGGTACGGGTCGATCGATCTCAATTAAAGAGATTGCTTTAAGCGTTGCGCATGCTTTTGGTGTGGGCGAAGAGAAAATCATCTACAATGAAGATCGCCCTGGGCAAGTGGATTGCCATCTTGCCGATACATCAAAGGTCGAGCGGATTTTAGGATGGAAGCCCGAAGTTGTTTTTGAAGAGGGACTTAGCAAAACGATTGAATGGTATAGAAACAATAAAGAGATGTGGGAAAAGCAGATTTGGATGCGCCAAGTGCCCATTATGCTTAAAGACGGTAAAAAAGTTATTCATTAG